The genomic window CGGCGGCGCGGAGTCGCGCCGGGGGCGGGGTGAGCGCAGGCGGCTCTGCCGCCGGAGCGAGGGGGGGGACACCCCCCCTCGACAGTTCCGAGCGGAGCTCGGCCTCGAGGGCGTCGCGGCGGGCCAGCTCGGCGGCGTGGCCGAGCCGCTCCTCGTAGTGCTCGAGCTGGGCGAGGGCGCGCCGGACGAGGTCGTAGGCGCCGCTGCGGGTGCACCCGAAGGTCTCGGCGAGCTCGCTGTACGACCAGTCCTCGTCGAGGCGGAGGCGGCAGGCCTCGCGCTGGTGGTCGGTGAGCAGCGGTCCGTACACGTCGAGGAGGCGTTGGA from Candidatus Dormiibacterota bacterium includes these protein-coding regions:
- a CDS encoding sigma factor-like helix-turn-helix DNA-binding protein, with amino-acid sequence MPLTPLDPLAAVAAQVGHLQRLLDVYGPLLTDHQREACRLRLDEDWSYSELAETFGCTRSGAYDLVRRALAQLEHYEERLGHAAELARRDALEAELRSELSRGGVPPLAPAAEPPALTPPPARLRAAAGVARGGGAISGTHGTSSTPGSAGAAASGAA